Within Quercus lobata isolate SW786 chromosome 5, ValleyOak3.0 Primary Assembly, whole genome shotgun sequence, the genomic segment CTTTTTTACCATAACGGAAAAAACGGCATTGTCACTTCCTTTTTTCATATACTGTTTAACTTATGAGACTGTGAAGGAAATTACAGTGCTCATTCCAACGACACCGTTTTAGATCAGACGTACTTGcactcaaccaaaaaaaaaaaacaggtcCTCCTTTGCCAAATATCAATTCCATTCTCTGGCTCACAACGCACGTTCAAACTCAGTAGTATTCCATTTCTGATTCTCTCTTTCCATCACAACACTACGCACTCCACCATCTTCAACCATTTTCCAAAACCCTCGAAACCCTAACCCTAGCACTTCATGGAATCCATTGGCGTACTCATGCCCATCCCGATGAACTCGTACCTGGAGCAAGAGCTCCAGAAACGCTACAACCTCTTCAAGCTCTGGACCGCTCCGCAGAAGCCGCAGTTCATCAAGGAGCACGCCGACTCGATCCGCGCCGTCGTCGGAAACGCCTCCGCCGGCGCCGATGCCGAGCTGATCGAGGCATTGCCGAGGCTGGAGATCGTGTCGAGCTTCAGCGTCGGAGTGGACAAGATCGACCTCGCGAAGTGCAGGGAGAAGGGGATTAGGGTTACGAACACCCCCGACGTGTTGACCGAAGACGTCGCCGACCTCGCCATCGGGCTCATATTGGCTGTGCTGAGGAGGCTGTGTGAGAGCGACCGGTATGTGAGGAGTGGGAAGTGGAAGAAGGGAGACTACAAGTTGACTACTAAGGTTTCTCTTCTTTGCTTTcattttttgctctcttttttgagtttgttaaaacgcgctagccacatctaagcgataacccaaaaaaattagctaCTATTAAGGTTTTTAGAATATAAGAATtggttgaaattgaatttattttatgtgtaaTTATAAACAAATGATGTGGGGCTCATGCTAAATAAAGGAAGTTGACAAAGTAGCCCCATTTTAGTAATGTTTGCACTTGAGGAATTTGCTAGTCACATCTGCACGATATTCCAATACAGTTAAGGTTTCCTAGTGATGATATACTTATGTATGATGTGAGACTTGTCACATATCCATGTACTGATTAACCAGCTGAATTCACAAAGTGCCACATTTTAGGAATGTTTTTTTTCTAGAGGAATTTTGGTAAACATGACTCAGATATATGGAATCTTGCTATAATGAAAGAAGTGGAATAGTCGGGTTTTTGTGGAGAGCTCTCTAAACCAATTGCAGTCCTTGttgattcatatatatatatatatatatatatatatttgattgcTTTAGGTCTTGGGGTTTTAAtcattgtttttgctttttttagatacattgtgGTCATCACTGTGAACATGAACAAGCAAATTACTCAATGATATATGTATGATGTGAGACTCAGCATACATTCACGTAATGTTTAACAAACTAATAAATCCATTCATAAGGTACCACATTTTAGTAATGCTTCACAATCGTTTGTTGAAATGCTTGTTCTTGATGAATTTGCtcattttgtttatgtttggtggcttaaaaaaaaaaagaaaaattgtgtgtGTGATGGTTTTGAAGCTTTTGGAAAGATTTAAATGGTTGAGTAATTGGTTTGGTTCTATTTGTAGTAGTTGTTGTTATTTGCTGGAAATGTGAATAGGATAGAGGGTTGAATTGGTTGCTGAAATGCTTGTTGTTGATGAGTGTGcaaattttgtttatgtttggtGCCTGTTCTTTGTTGAATGTGTGTCTAATGGTTTTGAAGCTTTTGGAATGGTCGGCATGGTtgagtgatttttattttttgtttgtactAGTTGTTATATGCTGCAAGTGTGAATAGGATGCTGTATTTATCccccaaaagaaaaagtgtGAATAGGATGCAGAGGTTGAATTGGTAATGATTGTGAAAGATTGTGACTGTATATGCCTGACTTGTCGAACTGGAATTTTGATTTGGTTGTTCCTGAGCTCGATAATGCTGCAGTCAAAGGGCCAGGGGTGCTTACACTTACCCAAATCAGAACTAAATTCCAACattcaaggaaaaaaagagaaaactaagaaaacattttatattaaaattttcagcTATTGTTGGGGGTCGATCCTTATTGCTTCCCTGTTTGTTTCTTTAGTTTCACTAAAAAGAATCATTGTAGTGATtcatgaagaaagaaagaaaatgttatTGATGTGTTCGagacaatttttttatgtggattgaGTCGAACTGTATTAGAAGTtggccatttttttttgtttctatctgAAAAAAGTAGAATTTGATTTTGGGAGGCTGCTTTGCCAAAAGAATTCATTTCAAGTAGTGAAGTGGAATTCTGATCACAGTTCTTTTGTCTGTACTGAACTATCTGTACCCCAGAAGATTGTCTAATCAACAGAGCCTTGAACCGTAAGCCTAGAAGTCAAGCTTCCCTTCCTCTCTCAAGCTTAATCAATATTGTCGGGTTAAAGTGGATGAGCCTTGGACTACATGTCTACATTTCATATCTTTTGTTGACAGATAGCTCTAGATTATGAGGTTGTCAATGGTCTTTACATATAAGAGATAGcaacagagagacagagagagaaagggggAGATAGAGATCATAAGGTGGTCTGTATATCCTTTTTGGTTTCATTGATAAGTGGTGTTTAATATTTTGATGTCTATTGGATACTTTTTGTGATTGCATTACTGGAGTCCAATGCTAGTTATGCTATTGATTACCTATTAAAGCATTTGGAAAAACTAGTTTAGGAGAAGAAGCATCCTATTATTCATTTGAATTATAAacattttattcaatataagcAGATTTTATGCAATAATATTTGAACCAACCTCTTGGACTGTGAACAAGGTACATCTGTATTAATGGTCAACAGTCTGTTTCTCATTCTTGATTGTGCAGAAGTAATTGCTTTTGGGTTAAATTATGTATGTGGCTGACCTTGACTAATTTGTTGAAGATGCATAACCGGCCacaaaaatttgggactaatgctttgttgttgttgttttctttgTATAAACAGTGAAAAGTACTCAGTGATTTTATATCTTTTCAAGTTCTCTGCTAAAGTGCTAAAGACATTCATTAATTTAATAATGCATTAGGCAGAAGGTTTTTCAGGGGAGAGTGCAGGATGCTCAAACTGATTTATTAGGGTGGTTTCAAGTACAAACAAATAACTAGCTGCATTATAATTATGTGACAGAGACGAGTAAGTTATTGATATTTTGGGATTGCTTGCTGCCATTTTGCCTTGCATTATGATACCATAGCTGCTGAAAATTGGAGATGGCTGTGTGTGAAATGGTAGCCATATGTCTCCTACACATAGAATGAATGTATTAGTTGTATTAGCTAAAGTGAAGTGGTATACTACATAAGCTTAATGACTTTAAACCATCTACAAGTCATGTAAGTCAGATTGCAACCGTATGTCTGCTATGCATACAGTTAACAAGAACTTATGTTTGAAACTTCAGTGTATGTGTATATCTGAAAGTGCAAGATATTGTATTTCATCTTGGCTAAATTGCTCAACATTTGTTCTTTAACTCTGTCAACTGCTAAGCTTGGTTATGTATATTTGGCCAAGCTTGAGATTGTTTAATAAGAGTTTTGTGTTCTTGGAAATTAGCCTTATCACACTTTTTTGTCCATGTTAGAATTCAATCCGCCTGCACATAGATTATGAACAATAGCAATTACAACATAACTTAAACTTCACTAATCGATCCTTCTAACTCACTAAGATGCTGGCATCAAATAAACTTGTATTCTCATGTGTTTTTTGAAGGTTAGTTTCTTTAGGAGTTAGGCCAGCAGTATTGCATCAGCTTACTGTAAATTGTGAAGAGCCTCATTGAGTGGGATTGATGTTGTTCAAGCTCGGCTTGTTAAAGAATAAAGCTTGAAACTAGGTTGGCTGATATATATGCTATGGAACTAAATCTTGAGTATTCATGAATTTTGTAGTGCCTTTACGTCTTGGCTTCCTTTCTATATATATGACAAGATTATGCgtctacaaattttttatatgaccCCAAGCAAGCTATATAGATGGATTTAGTTTGTGCCCTCTTTGGTAAGAATTCAAGTCCTTTATCTAGGCATTTCATATTATGAAAGTACTTGAGTTCAACCTGTAGCATAGTGAAATTATAGATTGGAGCATGATATCGATGAGAGAAATTATCTAGGCACACACAACAAGAGGTTAATAGCTGCTGTTATAAAATATGCGTGATCAGTTTTGACTCTTTGAAGGCAGTTAGATGTTGATATAATGCACATAGACTACTCTTGAGTAAGACATCAAAATCAGATGGAAGTTTTGTAACTGTCTGGCAATTAAATGTCATATGTTGTATATCAGAAAGCGTACTTGCCATTTGGTGAGATCTGCTTGATACTAGTTGTATGTTATAACAAGTTAATTATGCCTGTCATATTATGCATGATTCTTCCttatatattcattatattgCTCTTGACCAAGGACTCTACAATTCTATtgcctttttactttttttcacatgcacttccttcccttttccttttaataatatccatttatttctttattttgaagTTCTCTGGAAAAACAGTTGGTATTATCGGTTTGGGAAGAATTGGAATGGCAGTTGCCAAGAGAGCTGAAGCATTTAACTGCCCAATCTGTTACTATACAAGAACAGAAAAATCAGACATGAAGTACAAATACTATCCTAGTGTTGTTGAGTTAGCCTCCAACTGTCAAATTCTGGTTGTTGCTTGCCCACTGACAGAAGAAACCAGGCATATCGTCAATCGTGAAGTCATGAATGCATTGGGTCCAAAGGGTGTTCTTATCAACATTGGGAGGGGCCCTCACGTGGATGAACCAGAGCTGGTATCTGCATTGATTGAAGGCCGGTTAGGTGGGGCTGGTCTTGATGTGTATGAACATGAGCCTGAAGTACCTGAGGAACTCTTTGGTCTTGAAAATGTAGTCCTCTTGCCTCATGTTGGAAGTGCCACAGTGGAAACTCGAAAGGACATGGCTGACCTTGTGCTTGGAAACCTTGAGGCTCACTTTTCGAACAAACCCCTGTTAACTCCATTGGTATGATATCATTAAGGAATGTGAAGATTGGTTGGAAGCTCGCCTGCTGCGATCTTATATTTTCTTCaattatgtaattatttttttccagaacTTGTCAAATGCATCTCAATGGAAGAAAAAACCTTAATAATGTTTCTGTTACATGCAAACATTATAATCCGTATGTTTCAATGCAGGGCAGAGCTTTCTGACATATAAACATGCCTCTCCGAATCTCTTCTCCTTGATTACTCTATTCTTATTTTAGCGAGGCTGTGTTTATTAGTCCAAAACCTTGATATAAAGGCGTTTACTAGAGCAAATGATGTCAGTTCCTTTCCAAATTGTTTTTGGGAGTGGATAAACGATATGTAAAGACTGAAGAGGAAGGAAGCCACCAAGGGGTTAGAAGAAGCTATGTATTGAAAGTTGCAAACAGGGCAACCAATTTTTGTTTGCAGCCATTGCTACCTAATTTTGTCCGGAAAAATAAAAGCATCCAAATACCTTCTAACTCTAGGCTTCTACATTCATGCAGATAACCGAAACTTTGCTTAAAACATCGTCACTGTCCATCCATTTTGCATAGCTCCTGTGAGGTGTGactcaaaatatgttttttttttttttacctgtcCAGCATGAAACTGAAGATTCCTCTGCAGTCACGCATGACAGATTGTAGCTGACTAGACCACCTTTCACGTTGTAACCTTCTAATAAAAGATTAAAAGTTTTCCCCATTGGGGTGTCACATCATCCCACCTCTCTAATGGTGTCACTCAAATTTGTTTAAACTCTCCATCGCGTTTCTACTTTCTGCATAATAAACTTAGAGCATCCCCCATATATTATAGGTTTGGTGCGCTAATTAATATTACACTCTCCATCCCATTTTGTTGGACTTCTACtctattttgatattttgtaaaatacaTGTACCTCTTTGAAGCCAATGataatttttcttacttttcccataatttattttccattaaaaaacttatcatttatttattcactAAAAAAAGGTAGATAGTGCTAAACAAGTAAAAATTTTGGtgcccattttttttttacttgaagaATGTAAGATTATTTTCATGGCCTGTATAGTACCATTGTTAATTGTTCATAACATATTTTTTTGCGTAACATGTTTTACatctttaaaaatgaaaataaattaaagttaaattaatatgtttttaCTCTAAACTATCACCTCAATTACACTTACTCCCTAAACTATCAAAATTCACAATCAACCTCCTAATTTGAAAAAGGTATTACACTTAACTCTCTTACGACTGTTGTGCTACTAACTCAAACGAAAAATGTATACACATGATATTTGCTGTGCTACACTTAACTCCCTAGTCCCTTCCATCTATAATTctattaactcaaaaaaaaaatggatgcaCATGATATTCATATGGTCTTGTCTGACCTCGACCCCTTTGGAAAGAGTCACTAAATTTGTTCTCGTTTAGGCGAAGAAAGTATAATTGTTTTACCAATAGTTGAGACCCAATCGGGAGATGTTTCAATTTATATTACTACTAATGTGATCTCAATTAGAGATAaccaaattttcttatttgccGATTTATTCAACGCTAGCATGGAATCAGACTTGCTATAAACGTGGGGATTTTTATCTCCAAAGTAGGATATGTTTCTCAAATTAAAGCCATGAAACAATTAGTTGGAAAATCAAAATTGGAATTGACATAATTTGTagaattagaatttagaagttAGTGGTACTTTGAAAGACCAAAATGCCCCGTTTGATTTGTGTTGTCcctcttttaaaatatttatttaaaaaaaaagaaattttagtttatttcttGGCTAAAGTACAAATTCCACCTCAAAAAATTTGGAGGTCTTTGGATTCTACACATTGAAGTTtcagatttaaattttaattcctTGAAATTATATTAAGTTTTCATTAACAACCCTTCCGTCCATATTTTCTATTCTCACAATCCCAAATTGTTTGGCCTAAttagaaaaacccaattatTTAGGGAAATATCATTAACTACCTTATTTCTTTGAAAAAAGTTAGAAATTTCCTAAATTACCCttaaacaattttgtttttctttgttgaagttttttatttattttttatttttttattttttataatttgaataaaGATGGCATGTATAgtggatttcaaaatttaggttttgaaattatattaagtTTGCATTAACAACCCTTCCGTCCCTATTTTCTACTCCCTCTATCTCAAATTGTTTGACCTAgttaaaaaaacccaattatttAGGAAAATATCATTAACTACCTTATCTCTTtgaaaaaagttataaattcCCCAAATTACCCttaaacaattttgtttttctttgttgaaggttttttttttttttttttttaaaattttaatttgaataaagatGGAatgtaggaattttttttctaaataacaataaatattaaaaaatttagttaattgtcaagTTTCAtaacaatgttgaaaactagcatctcgagtgtctaaaacgcgagtttcaagataaaaatcgagtttttataGACTTGATTTCCacaaattgaataaaaacgccgctataggtctataaaacgtcactatagggcttaaaaacgccactataggactccataaacgtatacttaaaaaaaatttgcagaaaaacgccactatagggatttaaaacgtcactgtaagacttaaaaacgccactataggtgaaattttttttgcatgaaactcgagttttaaagactcgagatctgcGTGGCATTTTCTCACTCGCAAAGCAAGTCTTTTGAACTCGAGTTCTAAtaggatctcgagtttctaaaactcgagatgctattttcctttattatttcaAACGTTGTCtaactaattatatataatctttttgCACTACTATTTTGCACATTACCTCTGGAATGTAGAgtggatttcaaaatttaggtttttaattttttttaatttaaaaaaaaaatgctctcacaaataaattaagagcATAAATGAAatgttagtaaattaatgatatttgactttttaagcataacaaaattttagaacatctcaaaataaaatacaagCCAAACAATTTGAGATGAATGGAGTATTAAATATCACCTAAGCATACCACATATGTTTAGTTccttcaataaaatattatcgCATCATTTTCACTACGCCACTTGGTCCTAGCGTTTTCCCATTTTAGCTACCAATGAcgtaaaaattagaaaaagtaaAACATCATTCACCAATGACACTGTTTTGATCTCAATCCATAATAACGATCCTCCTCAACATAGGAACGATCTCAATCCACTGTTTTGGTCCTAGCGTGTGTTGCAAAACCATAGGAACGATCTCAATCCACCAATGACACTGTTTTAAAATCAGACCTCATTGctattaaaaaacacaaatccTTCTAAAAAACTCGTTCGATTCTCTTGCTCACAGCTCACAATCACAAATACACCATTTCCAAAACCTTGAGAAACCCAAATCCTTAATGGAATCCATTGACGTATTGATGCTGTGCCCGATGATCTCGTACCTGGAGCAAGAGCTCCAGAGTCGCTACAATGTGCTCAAGCTCTGGACGGCCCAGGAGAAGTCACAGTTCATCAAGGACCACTCCGCCACCATCCGGGCCATCGTCGGAGACGGAGGCCACGGCGCCGACGCCGAGATGATCGAGGCGCTGCCGAGGCTGGAGATCCTGTCGAGCAACAGCGTCGGCGTGGACAAGATCGACCTCGAGAAGTGCAGGGAGAAGGGGATCAGGGTTACGTACACCCCCGACGTGTTGACCGATGAAGTCGCCGACCTCGCCATTGGGCTCATATTGGCTGTGCTGAGGAGGCTCTGCGAGAGCGATCGGTACGTGAGGAGTGGGAAGTGGAAGAAAGGGGACTTCAAGTTGACTACTaaggtttgtgttttttgtgtttttgtttttgaaaacttttgaaTTTGATCTCTTTTTAAGGAAGTTTTTAATGTTATAATAATGAGTTTATGACATGCAATTATGGTTTTTCGAGTATAAGAATTGGTTGCAATTAAAACATGTGCAGAATATCCCAAAAACAAATAGTCAGAATTAAGGATTTTACCATGTAAGAATTCGTTACAATTAAGGTTTCTTCTAAATATAAGAATTGTGAATTGATTGTgattaaagttgtttttttttttttttttttgtttttgtttttgttttttgttttttgttttttttttttgtaattataaataaatgatGTGAGACTTAGTAATGATATGAGACTTTTAGCCATAAAAATGGTTACaatttgggtattttttgtAATGATATGCTTATGTATGATGTGAGATTAAGCATAGATACACGTAATGCTTAACAAACTAAATTCACAAagtaccttttcttttctttttttattactaaaaaaaaggagaaaagaatgTTCTTGAGGAATTTGCTTGTTCAAATGAATGCTCTTGAGGAATTTGCTAGACACATTTACATGGTATCCCATAAGAATTGGTTAAGTTTTTGATAACGACAAATGAATGATGTGGGACTCAGCATACTtatccacaccaaaaaaaaaaaaatagaaaaggaagtCCGATCTGGCAATTAAAACATCCTATGATGTATATCAGAAAATGCAATTGCCATTTTGTTTGATCTGCTTGATACTAGTTGTAATCCGGCCTGTCATATTATGCATGATGCTTCCTCATATATTCATTATATTGCCGTGGATTAAGATTTCCACATATCTgttcatttttttctcatccCTTTTTCACATGCATTtctatcctttttcttttaataatatccatttcttaatttctttatttgaaGTTCACTGGAAAAACAGTTGGTATTATCGGTTTGGGAAGAATTGGGATGGCAATTGCCAAGAGAGCTGAAGCATTTAACTGCCCAATCTGTTACTATTCAAGAACAGAAAAACCAGACACAAAGTACAAATACTATCCAAGTGTGCTTGAATTAGCCTCAAACTGTCAAATTCTGGTTGTTGCTTGCTCGCTGACAGCAGAAACCCGGCACATTGTCAATCGTGAAGTCATGAATGCATTGGGTCCGAAGGGTGTTCTCATCAACATCGGGAGGGGCCCTCACGTCGACGAACCAGAGCTGGTATCTGCATTGGTTGAAGGCCGGTTAGGTGGGGCTGGTCTTGATGTGTATGAACATGAGCCTGAAGTACCTGAGGAACTCTTTGGTCTTGAAAATGTAGTCCTCTTGCCTCACGTTGGAACTGCCACAGTGGAAACTCGGAAGGCCATGGCTGACCTTGTGGTTGGAAATTTGGAGGCTCACTTTTCGAATAAACCCCTATTAACTCCACTGGTTTGATATCGTTAAGGGATGTGAAGATTGGTTGGAAGCTTGCCTTCTGCAATCTTATATTTACTTCAATTGTGGAATTCACTGTTTCCAGAACTTGTCAAATGCATCTGGatggaagaaaaaactttaatAATGTTTCTGTCACATGTAAACATTAGAGTCTATCTTTCAACGAAGGGCTTAGGTTCTTGATGATTGAAATCAGGTAGGCAATATTGCACCATGTGCAATTGCTCTCAATGTTTGAGATTGAgagttaaaaaaacaattttcaatctcaaaattttaataaaaagagttcAAATTTGGCAAGGATAATGTGTAAAACTCTTGTTTCACACTAtcctataaaaaattgtcacgttagttttttacttaaaactcaaacCACTACACCTAATAGCACTATATCAGTCTTTTacttgagacttttttttttgataatatgataaaaattctactttagcctaataaaaaaaaaaaaaaaatatatatatatatatatgtgtgtgtgtgtgtgtgtgtgtgtgtgtgtgtgtgtctcccttgggagacttgaaccccggtcCTCCCCCTTTActccccacaaacacttatatttgtggaacGACTACTGCATCAAGAGTGTTCGGTGGTTTTACTTAAAACTTGAAATATGGTATTTATTAAGATGTTATCTTATGGGATCAAATGTATTTATGTTTTAGAAATATGATGATGTGACATGTCCTTATTAGATAGTGTAAACCAAAGGGTTTACACTAAGTTCTTACAGAATTTAATCTCATAAAACaaagttagaaaaaataaaaaagagaaatttaaaagtgaagaagtaaaaaaaataaaataaaattgtgagagaaaagagaataattGCACATTGACAATACTGGATCCTAAAAatgtgcctctctctctctctctctctctctctctctctctctataactCTAATTTTCTTCCTttcgtgtgtgtgtatatgtatgtatgtatgtatgtatatgtatatgtatatgtatatctTGGGGCTGTGTTTCTATGGTCCAAAACTTTGAT encodes:
- the LOC115990161 gene encoding uncharacterized protein LOC115990161 codes for the protein MESIGVLMPIPMNSYLEQELQKRYNLFKLWTAPQKPQFIKEHADSIRAVVGNASAGADAELIEALPRLEIVSSFSVGVDKIDLAKCREKGIRVTNTPDVLTEDVADLAIGLILAVLRRLCESDRYVRSGKWKKGDYKLTTKFSGKTVGIIGLGRIGMAVAKRAEAFNCPICYYTRTEKSDMKYKYYPSVVELASNCQILVVACPLTEETRHIVNREVMNALGPKGVLINIGRGPHVDEPELVSALIEGRLGGAGLDVYEHEPEVPEELFGLENVVLLPHVGSATVETRKDMADLVLGNLEAHFSNKPLLTPLVQILLKNSFDSLAHSSQSQIHHFQNLEKPKSLMESIDVLMLCPMISYLEQELQSRYNVLKLWTAQEKSQFIKDHSATIRAIVGDGGHGADAEMIEALPRLEILSSNSVGVDKIDLEKCREKGIRVTYTPDVLTDEVADLAIGLILAVLRRLCESDRYVRSGKWKKGDFKLTTKFTGKTVGIIGLGRIGMAIAKRAEAFNCPICYYSRTEKPDTKYKYYPSVLELASNCQILVVACSLTAETRHIVNREVMNALGPKGVLINIGRGPHVDEPELVSALVEGRLGGAGLDVYEHEPEVPEELFGLENVVLLPHVGTATVETRKAMADLVVGNLEAHFSNKPLLTPLV